The Gambusia affinis linkage group LG05, SWU_Gaff_1.0, whole genome shotgun sequence region CCACTTGGCCTCTATGAGGTACGCCATAGCAAACCCTCTGTCTTCCAGTTGGAAGGGACAGATCCAAACATGCATGGGGTATCCGTCTGTTCAGTCAGATTGTCATTTAGAAattctttttgtattattattattattatttttattatttattattattttttgtgtatatttagtTAGAATGACCAGCattctatttgctaaataccaGAAAACTTAGTGAGAACATTTATCTGGTTTCATGCTATTTTGTGGTGGTCTGACCTCTCTGTGGTGAAATggttacaaaatgtgaacaacttaaaaagcatgaatactttttacaaGACACTGTAGTTAAGTTAGGTACAACAGATTTTGTGGCAAAGATCGGTTCAtgtttactctgtttttttGGAAAGCTTTATCTCACTCTGAAGTAACCCCTTTCCTGGACATGAGCTCATGCTGTATTCATGGCCTAAATAGGCACACTCATCATTTTCTCCTCCAACTAGGTACACTCCAGTGGGTCGGTCCTTCTTCTCCCCACCTGAAGGATACTACCACCCACTTGGTGGGGGGAGGGAGGTCTGGTTTGGCTTCCATCAGTCTGTGCGTCCCGCCATGTGGAAGATGATGCTTAACATTGATGGTGAGTCACTGACAATAACATTCacgtatctgtgtgtgtgtatgtgtgttgcCATTCAGTGTTCTAAGTGGCTTTTACTGACACTGTGATGACTATTTGCTCTGTCACAGTAATGTAATATGCATTCTGAGAGAAACAACATTAAATAGTTCTAACATTATTTGTGAAGTCTAcatttcttctctctgtctgttaaatatatatatattcaaaataaCTACCTTTAAACGTTCCAggtagtattttatttttgttgctctttgtcTCCCTCTAGTGTCTGCCACGGCCTTCTACAAAGCTCAGCCTGTAATTGAGTTCATGTGTGAGGTTTTGGACATTCGCAACATCGATGAGCAGCCCAAGACTCTCACAGACTCACAGAGGGTTCGCTTCACAAAGGAAATTAAAGGTGAGAAAGAAAGGacattcaaattttaaatttgaactgaaaaaaatacttaggcttttatgttttagttgttttatatttatagcttagatatatttaaatgacaaaGATCTTCTAAGAAATGTGAAACCTAGGACTTGAAACGTAGGTACGGGTACAGTGTTAGATTTGATTTCTCTTTACTCCCAGTTGTCTGATTGTGTCTGCGTTTCTCAAACCGTTTTGTTTGTAGGCCTGAAGGTCGAGGTGACACACTGTGGgcaaatgaagagaaaatatcGTGTATGCAATGTCACCAGACGTCCTGCCAGCCATCAAACGTAAATGCTCTTTAAACCCATTGCTCCTGTAACCTCATTATCTTCTGTGCTCCTGGCGTTAACCACAACAAAGCAGATGAATCTGTTGTCTTTTAATAACTCCAACATCATCAATTTATCTTGGTAATTAAATTGGCACAGAGCCACTTGGAAGTGTCATGATTTTGAAGTATATTAAGATTTATTATAAGAAATATTAGGATTATAAAACTCTAAAGTTAAACTAGTGGTTCTACTTGGGAAATTATATACCTTCTTTATAAGGgattagcatgtttttttaaattaaaagtaataaaattattctttaaaataaataaaatttattgacaaatttttgtaaattttcatcTAAATAACTATAACAGATGCAAACAATTGAGAAAATGAGATGTCAGATGCATTGATGTCTAAGAAAATTTCtaaatggatttaaatgttttcacatatttttcatAGTAATTGTCAATACAGGTGCAATACTGATTCAGATCTTTTTACGTCTAGGTTTCCCCTTCAGCTTGAAAGTGGGCAGACGGTAGAATGTACAGTGGCCCAGTACTTCAAGCAGAAGTACAACTTGCAGCTTAAATACCCACACCTACCTTGTTTACAAGTTGGGCAGGAGCAAAAACACACCTACCTGCCCCTGGAGGTAAATCATTATGGAAATCTGACTGGTTGAAGGATAAAATAATGATATTTTAGTACTTTTTGTAAATCATCAGGAaacatttaagttgttttaCTGACTCTATGTATTTGCTATTTCTAGGTGTGCAACATTGTAGCGGGTCAGCGGTGCATTAAAAAGCTGACAGATAATCAGACCTCCACTATGATTAAAGCCACAGCTCGCTCTGCGCCCGACAGGCAGGAGGAGATCAGTAGGCTGGTGAGTTCTGGAGAATCCTTCATGGTTTCCATACCTTAGATAATACGTCTCAGTGATTTGTGGCGCAGACAGTGAAATATGATGCATGTCCTTCACTCTCCACAGATGAAGAACGCTAACTTCAACCTAGACCCATACATCCAGGAGTTTGGGATCAAGGTAAAGGACGACATGGCTGAAGTGACAGGCAGGGTGCTGCCAGCTCCCATTCTACAGTATGGCGGACGGGTAAATGCAGCCCATTTATCAGTAACCATATAACCGTTTGGTGACGTTTTCCAAATGCAACAAAATCCTGGTTGACTTGCACTGCTGATCAgctatattttaattattttttcttccacagaaCCGGGCTATTGCGACTCCCAACCAGGGAGTTTGGGACATGAGGGGGAAGCAGTTTTACAACGGCATTGAGATCAAAGTCTGGGCGATCGCCTGCTTTGCCCCACAGAAGCAGTGCAGAGAGGAGGTGCTCAAGTAAGTGAACACTTCCAGTGCTGAGTGAAATGCGTCATGGAAATATAACCTTCCTAATTTTTGCCAagcaaaagtctgaaaataacctaggataaaaaaataaaaaaatcaatttagttAGTAAATAAAGTCCAACCATGTGTAGTTTAAGctcagtataaataaaatgtttctatgaaGGCATCAGAAGCTAAGGAAAACAATAGCCGTTGAAAAGAAACTCTAAACTTTGGATCTCTGGCAAAACACATCTCAGTCaaaggagctgaaaacaaatgcatgtcacacagtttttatttcattcatatttatgGATTGGTTCATGGAAAATAGCATTATTTCGGTTGAAGTGTCACAAAATTTATAAAACGTGGGTTAATACCACTGTAAAGCACTGTTGTGTACTCTGccttcactgtttttatttagaattttttccTAACCAAACTTTGAATTTAACTCAGGAATTTCACAGACCAGCTGCGCAAGATTTCAAAGGATGCTGGAATGCCGATTCAGGGCCAGCCATGTTTCTGTAAGTATGCCCAGGGAGCTGACAGCGTGGAACCCATGTTCAGACACCTGAAAAACACCTATTCTGGACTTCAGCTCATCATTGTCATCCTCCCTGGGAAAACTCCTGTTTATGGTATGTCAGTCCTGACAGATTGTTTCTCTATTGCtgtgttcctttttttatttttgtgcaatcTGTTATTGTGAAATCATGTTCTCATTTCTACAAAGGCAAGTAAGTTTTAGTAGCCAAGATAAGAGCCAGCTGCCTCCTGTTCAGCACCCACTCAGGACATTTGACTCATTATGACAGGCAAAAATAGAACAAAGGAGGctctggaaaatgtttggaaataaatttacGCTTTTAATTTTCACATTCTTCTTTTAAGAGCAAAAATTATGGGATGTTGTTCTAAACATGGACGTACTTATTTACATATTATTCTCAATGATCAGCTAAACCTTCTCAGGAAAAGGTTGTATTTCCTCCATTACTAACAGTAATGGAGGAAATACTTATGTCCCTTAATTTAAAGGCGCAGAGCAGTAGTCGCTAAAGGCTGTAAACTCATCAGATTACTAAGTGGATACATCAAAAGGATGTTCCCACATTCTTCAAGCACAACAATGACTTTCTAATGTCcaaactcttgtcttttccagcggAGGTGAAGCGTGTGGGAGACACTCTGCTCGGCATGGCCACGCAGTGTGTCCAGgtgaaaaatgttgtaaaaacttCACCTCAAACTCTCTCCAACCTCTGCCTAAAGATCAATGTGAAGCTGGGAGGAATAAACAACATCCTGGTTCCTCACCAAAGGTGAGATTTTGTTTGAGTGTGTTTTTATACGTTTACATTTGGTGCATTAGATGAATGAAACTAAAGATCTGCTGCGAACGACTCATGCTTGTATTACTGCTGCCATAGGTTACACAGAATATTAGCTTACTTGTGGCATAATCTGCTTCTtctatcaaaaaaataaaatcattgtctacatatttcataaaatgcaatgttgttttttgtgtgcaaatcttttgaaagttggatttttttctattttctcctaTGAAATAACTCTAAAAAGCAAACCTGTTCTTCCTTGATTAGCAGTTGTAATTTGCATCTGCTCTCCCATATGCATCGTCAGGTCTGCCGTGTTTCAGCAGCCGGTTATCTTCCTGGGAGCAGATGTCACACATCCACCAGCTGGAGATGGCAAGAAGCCGTCTATTACTGCTGTAAGCCTCTTAATATTGATTtggatttttgcattttctccagaaaaagaaggaaaaccaATCTCCTCATGAAATCTGTGAACTAAACCCATCTTTGGGTGAACTTCACCGGTTCAGCTCT contains the following coding sequences:
- the ago1 gene encoding protein argonaute-1 isoform X1, which gives rise to MEPGPSGAVPLGAFPPPLQQVFHAPRRPGMGTVGKPIKLLANYFEVEIPKMDVYHYEVDIKPDKCPRRVNREVVEYMVQHFKPQLFGDRKPVYDGKKNIYTVLALPIGSEKVDFEVTIPGEGKDRIFKVSIRWLAKVSWRLLQETLVSGRLQVPLDSVQALDVAMRHLASMRYTPVGRSFFSPPEGYYHPLGGGREVWFGFHQSVRPAMWKMMLNIDVSATAFYKAQPVIEFMCEVLDIRNIDEQPKTLTDSQRVRFTKEIKGLKVEVTHCGQMKRKYRVCNVTRRPASHQTFPLQLESGQTVECTVAQYFKQKYNLQLKYPHLPCLQVGQEQKHTYLPLEVCNIVAGQRCIKKLTDNQTSTMIKATARSAPDRQEEISRLMKNANFNLDPYIQEFGIKVKDDMAEVTGRVLPAPILQYGGRNRAIATPNQGVWDMRGKQFYNGIEIKVWAIACFAPQKQCREEVLKNFTDQLRKISKDAGMPIQGQPCFCKYAQGADSVEPMFRHLKNTYSGLQLIIVILPGKTPVYAEVKRVGDTLLGMATQCVQVKNVVKTSPQTLSNLCLKINVKLGGINNILVPHQRSAVFQQPVIFLGADVTHPPAGDGKKPSITAVVGSMDAHPSRYCATVRVQRPRQEIIEDLSYMVRELLIQFYKSTRFKPTRIIFYRDGVPEGQLPQILHYELLAIRDACIKLEKDYQPGITYIVVQKRHHTRLFCADKSERIGKSGNIPAGTTVDTSITHPFEFDFYLCSHAGIQGTSRPSHYYVLWDDNRFTADELQILTYQLCHTYVRCTRSVSIPAPAYYARLVAFRARYHLVDKEHDSGEGSHVSGQSNGRDPQALAKAVQIHHDTLRTMYFA
- the ago1 gene encoding protein argonaute-1 isoform X2, yielding MEPGPSGAVPLGAFPPPLQQVFHAPRRPGMGTVGKPIKLLANYFEVEIPKMDVYHYEVDIKPDKCPRRVNREVVEYMVQHFKPQLFGDRKPVYDGKKNIYTVLALPIGSEKVDFEVTIPGEGKDRIFKVSIRWLAKVSWRLLQETLVSGRLQVPLDSVQALDVAMRHLASMRYTPVGRSFFSPPEGYYHPLGGGREVWFGFHQSVRPAMWKMMLNIDVSATAFYKAQPVIEFMCEVLDIRNIDEQPKTLTDSQRVRFTKEIKGLKVEVTHCGQMKRKYRVCNVTRRPASHQTFPLQLESGQTVECTVAQYFKQKYNLQLKYPHLPCLQVGQEQKHTYLPLEVCNIVAGQRCIKKLTDNQTSTMIKATARSAPDRQEEISRLMKNANFNLDPYIQEFGIKVKDDMAEVTGRVLPAPILQYGGRNRAIATPNQGVWDMRGKQFYNGIEIKVWAIACFAPQKQCREEVLKNFTDQLRKISKDAGMPIQGQPCFCKYAQGADSVEPMFRHLKNTYSGLQLIIVILPGKTPVYAEVKRVGDTLLGMATQCVQVKNVVKTSPQTLSNLCLKINVKLGGINNILVPHQRSAVFQQPVIFLGADVTHPPAGDGKKPSITAVVGSMDAHPSRYCATVRVQRPRQEIIEDLSYMVRELLIQFYKSTRFKPTRIIFYRDGVPEGQLPQILHYELLAIRDACIKLEKDYQPGITYIVVQKRHHTRLFCADKSERIGKSGNIPAGTTVDTSITHPFEFDFYLCSHAGIQMFR